The Oncorhynchus tshawytscha isolate Ot180627B linkage group LG12, Otsh_v2.0, whole genome shotgun sequence genome includes a window with the following:
- the LOC112262951 gene encoding neurofilament light polypeptide: MSSIGYDPYFPSSSHKRRVTLRSGGYGGSAGGMASRSVYSSLSAPLSSHGSSRLHYPTYSRSSSMLLSASGSAATAELDISQAVQVSTEFKAVRTQEKAQLQELNDRFASFIERVHELEQQNRLLDAELLILRQKHGEPSHLRSLYEHEIRQLRAAVEEARDEKQAAQNHRDQMEEVLQSLQGRYEEEVVSREEVEGRLMDARKRADEAALGRVELEKRTETLLDELAFLKRLHEGEIAELQAQVQYNAQVSVEMEVAKPDLSAALRDIRVQYEKLAHRNLQSAEEWFRSKVSVMTEGTTRNTDNVRSAKDEAGEYRRLIKTRNLEIEACRGMNQSLENQLQEMEEKQSAEIAALQESIGQLEDELRTTKNEMARYLKDYQDLLNVKMALDIEIAAYRKLLEGEENRFSAGGPGEMSSVYSQSLSVAPSYNRPMFFMQSSLSSAAPYLRMYSSSFSSADEIIAASQAQPAESSPQEEEGEEEEKGVEEAEEEEEEQKAGDNGDMEKEEAGEPKENGEDESQEGGDGVEDGATETEEGDDKGEEEESKQEVEVAEEKEKPKDQNI, encoded by the exons ATGAGTTCCATTGGTTACGACCCTTACTTTCCTTCCTCTTCCCACAAGAGGAGGGTGACGCTGCGCAGTGGAGGGTATGGAGGCAGTGCAGGAGGGATGGCATCCAGGTCGGTGTATTCCagcctctctgcccccctctcatCCCATGGGTCATCCCGGCTGCATTACCCAACATACAGCCGTAGCTCCTCCATGCTGCTATCTGCCTCTGGCTCTGCTGCCACTGCTGAACTGGACATAAGCCAGGCGGTGCAGGTCAGCACTGAGTTCAAGGCCGTGCGGACACAGGAGAAAGCCCAGCTGCAGGAGCTGAACGACCGCTTTGCCAGTTTTATTGAGCGCGTCCACGAGCTGGAACAGCAGAACAGGCTGCTGGATGCTGAACTGCTGATCCTCAGGCAGAAGCATGGCGAGCCCTCCCACCTCAGGTCCCTGTATGAGCACGAGATCCGCCAGCTCCGTGCTGCTGTGGAGGAGGCCCGCGATGAGAAACAGGCTGCTCAGAACCACAGGGACCAGATGGAGGAGGTGCTGCAGAGTCTACAGGGCCGTTATGAAGAGGAGGTAGTCAGCAGAGAAGAGGTAGAAGGCCGTCTGATGGATGCAAGGAAGAGGGCGGATGAGGCTGCTTTGGGCCGTGTTGAGctggagaagaggacagagacactACTGGATGAGTTGGCCTTCCTGAAACGTCTCCATGAGGGGGAGATAGCGGAGCTGCAGGCCCAGGTGCAGTACAATGCCCAGGTGTCAGTGGAGATGGAAGTGGCCAAGCCAGACCTGTCCGCAGCCCTCCGAGACATCCGTGTCCAGTATGAGAAACTGGCACACCGCAACCTCCAGTCAGCCGAGGAATGGTTCCGCAGCAAGGTGAGTGTGATGACAGAAGGCACCACCCGCAACACAGACAACGTTCGCAGTGCCAAAGACGAGGCCGGGGAGTACCGGCGCCTGATCAAAACACGGAACCTGGAGATTGAAGCATGCCGCGGGATGAACCAGTCCCTGGAGAATCAGCTacaagagatggaggagaaacaGAGTGCTGAGATCGCAGCcctacag GAATCAATTGGCCAGCTGGAGGACGAGTTGAGGACAACTAAGAATGAAATGGCCAGGTACCTGAAGGACTATCAAGACCTCTTGAACGTTAAGATGGCTCTGGACATCGAGATAGCAGCTTACAG GAAGCTGCTTGAAGGGGAGGAGAATCGCTTCAGTGCTGGAGGACCAGGGGAAATGTCCAGTGTCTACTCCCAAAGCCTGAGTGTTGCCCCATCCTACAACCGCCCCATGTTCTTCATGCAGTCCAGCCTGAGCTCTGCTGCCCCCTACCTACGCATGTACAGCTCATCATTCTCCTCTGCGGATGAGATTATAGCTGCCAGTCAAGCACAGCCTGCTGAGTCAAGTCCtcaggaagaagagggggaagaagaggagaagggagtcgaggaagcagaggaagaggaagaagagcaaAAAGCAG GTGATAATGGAGATATGGAGAAAGAGGAAGCAGGGGAGCCTAAAGAAAATGGAGAAGATGAAAGCcaagaaggaggagatggagtggaGGATGGAGCCACTGAAACAGAAGAAGGGGATGAtaagggagaagaggaagaaagcAAACAGGAAGTAGAAGTGGCAGAAGAAAAAGAGAAGCCAAAAGACCAAAATATTTAA